One stretch of Candidatus Zymogenus saltonus DNA includes these proteins:
- a CDS encoding PAS domain S-box protein has product MDDSRKTKGELIEELKNLKEELAALNVRDVELKEAKDRLKKTLEELGTDQERLQSYIEELKITEEELRMQNEEIRAITGELEDSKKKYFNLFDLAPVGYFVFNKDIVILEVNLTGAEMIGRERKYLINKPLIPFIAPEYRDFLTAHFRQLNKNTELFT; this is encoded by the coding sequence ATGGATGATTCTCGGAAGACAAAGGGAGAGTTGATCGAGGAGTTAAAAAACCTCAAGGAGGAGCTTGCCGCGCTGAATGTTAGAGATGTTGAGCTGAAAGAGGCCAAGGATAGGCTCAAAAAGACGCTCGAGGAGCTTGGCACGGATCAGGAAAGGCTCCAATCTTACATCGAAGAGTTGAAAATAACGGAGGAGGAGCTTCGAATGCAGAACGAGGAGATCCGGGCCATCACCGGCGAGCTTGAAGATTCGAAGAAGAAGTACTTCAACCTCTTCGACCTCGCTCCCGTGGGCTATTTTGTCTTCAATAAAGACATTGTAATACTGGAGGTCAACCTAACCGGAGCGGAGATGATAGGCCGCGAAAGGAAATATCTGATAAACAAACCGTTGATTCCTTTCATCGCACCGGAATACAGGGACTTTCTGACGGCCCATTTCAGGCAACTAAATAAAAATACGGAACTATTTACTTAA